One stretch of Lachnospiraceae bacterium oral taxon 096 DNA includes these proteins:
- a CDS encoding IS3 family transposase, whose amino-acid sequence MGCATQGEKAAIIKALREEGYQLKHLLKGLNMPKSTYYYEISKVDTVGFRNAELTEEIKKIFDQHKGRYGVRRVYRELLRCGNIVNHKRVQRIMHSLGLQGKRPKEKYHSFKGEVGKVAPNIIDRDFTATAPLQKWTTDVSQFNFSWGKCYLISDN is encoded by the coding sequence ATGGGCTGCGCAACTCAAGGCGAAAAAGCAGCAATCATCAAAGCACTCAGAGAAGAAGGATACCAATTAAAGCACCTATTAAAAGGTTTAAATATGCCTAAATCAACTTACTACTACGAAATCAGTAAAGTTGATACTGTAGGCTTTAGAAATGCTGAACTCACTGAAGAAATCAAGAAAATATTTGATCAGCATAAAGGCAGATATGGTGTAAGAAGAGTGTATAGAGAACTCTTAAGATGTGGAAATATTGTTAATCACAAAAGAGTACAACGTATCATGCATTCACTTGGATTGCAAGGCAAAAGGCCTAAAGAGAAATATCATTCATTCAAGGGCGAAGTAGGCAAAGTAGCACCAAACATAATAGATAGGGACTTTACAGCGACAGCACCACTTCAGAAGTGGACAACTGATGTATCTCAGTTTAACTTTTCATGGGGAAAGTGTTATCTTATCTCCGATAATTGA
- a CDS encoding transposase family protein — protein MYTNEVISYDLSMSPNLNQIKRMLETAFKKFKSLTGLIFHSDQGWQYQHNYYRQELKNRGIIQSMSRRGNCIDNCIIEIFFGRLKNEMYYGYEKEYESY, from the coding sequence ATGTACACAAATGAAGTTATTTCATATGATTTATCGATGAGTCCAAACCTAAATCAAATCAAGAGGATGTTAGAGACGGCGTTTAAAAAGTTCAAATCACTTACAGGATTAATATTTCATTCAGATCAAGGATGGCAATATCAACATAACTATTATCGTCAAGAACTAAAAAACAGAGGAATTATCCAATCAATGTCTAGGCGTGGCAATTGCATAGACAATTGCATTATAGAAATATTCTTTGGACGTCTAAAGAATGAAATGTACTACGGCTACGAAAAAGAATATGAATCATACTAG
- a CDS encoding IS3 family transposase, whose translation MILDEYINYYNNERIQRKTKWMPSVKYRITSMCSA comes from the coding sequence ATCATACTAGATGAATACATAAATTATTACAACAATGAAAGAATACAACGGAAAACAAAATGGATGCCATCTGTAAAGTACAGGATAACATCCATGTGTTCCGCTTAG